One Glycine max cultivar Williams 82 chromosome 4, Glycine_max_v4.0, whole genome shotgun sequence DNA segment encodes these proteins:
- the LOC100777270 gene encoding cellulose synthase A catalytic subunit 7 [UDP-forming], translated as MEACTGLFAGTPNSNELVVIQGHDEPKPVKNLDGQLCEICGDSVGLTVDGDLFVACEECGFPVCRPCYEYERREGTQVCPQCHTRYKRIKGSPRVLGDEDEDDVDDIEHEFKHEEMLQGNMTHGDSEGNSKSKPVGLAKVNGELPVSSHSVGEPGAKLDDKEKVDEWMLHQGNLWPETDASVDPEKAMKEPLSRKVPIPSGRLSPYRMMVVARLLLLLLFFQYRIFHPVPDAIGLWFISVTCEIWLALSWMIDQLPKWFPIDRETYLDRLSIRFEPENKPNMLSPIDIIVTTVDPIKEPPLVTANTVLSILALDYPADKISCYVSDDGASMLTFEALQETAEFSRKWVPFCKTFSVEPRAPEKYFSEKIDFLKDKLQSTYVKERRTMKREYEEFKVRINALVAKSMRVPPEGWTMKDETPWPGNNSKDHPSMIQVLLPHNVGNELPCLVYTSREKRPAFQHHNKAGAINAMLRVSAVLSNAPFVLNLDCNHYVNNSKVVREAMCFFMDIQLGNGIAFVQFPLRFDSLDRNDRYANKNTVLFDINLRCLDGIQGPAYIGSACIFRRKALTGFDSPKTSKRPSMVQVHSKQDENGEEASITGEDKELLKSEMNDENKFGKSILFMNSALAEEGGVDPSSSQEALLKEAIHVMSSRYEDRTLWGYEVGLSYGSIAADTLTSLKMHCGGWRSVYCMPKRDPFRGTAPINLTDRLNQVLRWAVGSLQILFSSHCPLLYGGRLKGLQRIAYINSTVYPFSSIPLLIYCIIPAICLLTDKFITPSVGTFASLIFIALFISIFASAILELRWSGVSLEEWWRSQQFWVIGSVSANLFALLQGIMRALPLGRVNTNFSIVSKAPDDVEFRELYAIRWTALLIPPTTIIIINLIGIVAGFTDAINSGEHSWGALLGKLFFSLWVVIHLYPFLKGLMGRQNRTPTLIVIWSVLLASIFSLVWVRVDPFVLKTKGPDVKQCGISC; from the exons ATGGAAGCTTGTACTGGGCTTTTTGCTGGTACCCCAAACAGCAATGAGCTTGTGGTCATTCAAGGACACGATGAG CCTAAGCCTGTGAAGAACTTAGATGGTCAGCTCTGTGAGATATGTGGTGATTCTGTGGGACTTACGGTGGATGGAGACTTATTTGTAGCTTGTGAAGAGTGTGGTTTCCCTGTGTGCAGGCCATGTTATGAGTATGAAAGAAGGGAAGGGACTCAAGTTTGTCCTCAGTGTCATACAAGATACAAGCGTATCAAAG GAAGCCCAAGAGTTTTGGGAGATGAGGATGAAGATGATGTGGATGATATTGAACATGAATTCAAGCATGAAGAGATGCTACAAGGGAACATGACCCACGGAGATAGTGAAGGGAATTCTAAATCGAAACCAGTAGGTTTAGCAAAG GTGAATGGGGAGTTGCCCGTATCTTCTCACAGTGTTGGAGAACCTG GTGCAAAGTTGGATGACAAGGAGAAAGTAGATGAGTGGATGTTGCACCAAGGCAATCTATGGCCTGAAACTGATGCCTCAGTTGATCCCGAAAAGGCCAT GAAAGAGCCACTGTCAAGGAAAGTACCAATACCATCCGGCAGACTCAGTCCTTACAGAATGATGGTTGTCGCTAGGCTCCTCCTTCTATTACTGTTCTTTCAGTACAGAATCTTCCACCCAGTACCTGATGCAATTGGACTATGGTTCATATCTGTGACATGTGAAATCTGGCTCGCATTATCCTGGATGATTGATCAGCTTCCCAAATGGTTCCCCATTGATCGTGAGACATATCTTGATCGTCTTTCAATCAG GTTTGAACCAGAGAACAAGCCCAATATGCTTTCTCCAATAGATATCATTGTCACTACTGTGGATCCAATCAAGGAACCTCCTCTAGTTACAGCCAACACTGTTCTTTCAATCTTGGCCCTGGATTACCCTGCTGACAAAATCTCATGCTATGTTTCTGATGATGGAGCTTCCATGCTCACCTTTGAAGCTCTTCAAGAAACTGCTGAGTTTTCCAGAAAGTGGGTACCTTTCTGCAAAACATTTTCTGTAGAACCTAGAGCACCAGAAAAGTACTTCTCTGAGAAGATAGATTTTCTAAAAGATAAGCTTCAATCCACTTATGTGAAAGAACGCCGGACTATGAAG AGAGAATATGAGGAATTTAAGGTGAGGATAAATGCACTTGTGGCTAAATCCATGAGAGTTCCCCCAGAAGGGTGGACTATGAAAGATGAGACACCATGGCCAGGAAACAACTCCAAAGACCATCCTAGTATGATACAAGTCCTTCTTCCTCACAATGTAGGTAATGAACTTCCTTGTCTTGTCTACACATCTCGTGAGAAAAGGCCTGCATTCCAACACCACAACAAAGCTGGCGCAATCAATGCCATG CTTCGTGTATCAGCAGTGTTAAGCAATGCTCCTTTTGTGCTAAACTTGGATTGCAATCATTATGTAAATAACAGCAAAGTCGTGCGAGAGGCCATGTGTTTCTTCATGGACATACAACTTGGGAATGGCATTGCCTTTGTACAGTTTCCACTGAGGTTTGACAGCCTCGATAGGAATGATCGTTATGCTAACAAAAACACTGTTTTATTTGAT ATTAACTTGAGGTGCCTAGATGGAATTCAGGGACCTGCTTATATTGGTTCAGCATGTATCTTCAGAAGGAAAGCCTTAACCGGCTTTGATTCTCCAAAGACTTCAAAACGCCCAAGCATGGTGCAAGTACACTCAAAACAGGACGAGAATGGAGAGGAAGCAAGCATAACAGGTGAGGACAAGGAGCTATTGAAGTCAGAGatgaatgatgaaaataaatttggGAAGTCCATACTTTTCATGAATTCTGCATTAGCAGAAGAAGGTGGTGTTGATCCTTCTTCCAGTCAGGAAGCACTGCTTAAAGAAGCTATTCATGTCATGAGTTCCAGATATGAAGACAGAACTCTCTGGGGATATGAG GTGGGTTTAAGCTATGGATCCATAGCAGCAGATACTCTGACAAGTTTGAAGATGCATTGTGGTGGTTGGAGGTCTGTATATTGCATGCCAAAGAGAGATCCATTCAGGGGTACAGCTCCAATCAACCTCACTGATAGACTGAACCAGGTGCTAAGATGGGCAGTGGGATCGCTTCAGATCCTATTCAGCAGCCATTGCCCACTTCTATATGGAGGAAGACTCAAGGGACTCCAAAGGATTGCCTATATTAACAGCACTGTCTACCCCTTCAGCTCAATACCCCTCCTCATTTATTGTATCATTCCTGCCATCTGCTTGCTCACTGATAAATTCATCACACCATCGGTAGGCACTTTTGCAAGTCTCATCTTCATTGCGTTGTTCATCTCAATCTTTGCCTCGGCGATTCTTGAATTGAGATGGAGTGGAGTTAGCCTTGAGGAATGGTGGAGAAGCCAGCAATTCTGGGTCATTGGAAGTGTGTCGGCGAACCTCTTTGCCCTTTTGCAAGGCATTATGAGAGCCCTGCCACTTGGTAGAGTCAACACAAACTTCAGCATTGTATCAAAGGCACCGGATGATGTAGAGTTTCGTGAACTCTATGCCATTAGATGGACTGCACTTCTAATACCTCCAACCACCATCATAATAATCAATCTCATTGGTATTGTGGCTGGCTTCACGGACGCCATAAACAGTGGTGAACATTCTTGGGGAGCTTTGCTAGGGAaactcttcttttctttatggGTCGTTATCCATTTGTACCCTTTCCTTAAAGGTCTAATGGGTAGGCAGAACAGAACACCAACTCTTATTGTCATATGGTCTGTGCTCTTGGCTTCTATCTTTTCCTTGGTTTGGGTCAGAGTTGACCCTTTTGTGTTGAAAACAAAAGGGCCTGATGTCAAGCAATGTGGAATCAGTTGCTGA